A part of Halobaculum sp. MBLA0143 genomic DNA contains:
- a CDS encoding universal stress protein — MKVLLGVGGSSDSLTALEATVERALAADDELTVAVVENPRSDIDPDEVERRVREELSTVPVEAEVRRVEGDGGSRLVEIAESEGFDQIALGGGQTSPMGKINIGSIAEFVLLNAPVSVHLVR; from the coding sequence GTGAAAGTACTTCTGGGAGTCGGCGGCAGTTCCGACTCGCTGACGGCGCTGGAGGCGACCGTCGAGCGGGCGCTGGCGGCCGACGACGAACTGACGGTCGCGGTGGTGGAGAATCCGCGGTCCGACATCGACCCGGACGAGGTGGAACGACGCGTCCGTGAGGAGCTGTCGACGGTGCCCGTAGAGGCGGAGGTGCGCCGCGTGGAAGGGGACGGCGGGAGCCGACTCGTGGAGATCGCGGAGTCGGAGGGGTTCGACCAGATCGCGCTGGGCGGCGGCCAGACGAGTCCGATGGGGAAGATCAACATCGGCTCCATCGCCGAGTTCGTCCTCCTGAACGCTCCGGTGTCCGTCCACCTGGTTCGGTGA
- a CDS encoding N-acetyltransferase family protein has protein sequence MSRPYPDTAAGPYDPPPRSFADREDRTIQVRVFDGSQAELDALVEMYDGFDAADRAQGIPPGGERRIRDWLDAVTGPGCHNVIAWDDDTVAGHATLVPDDDAHELAIFVDQPYQGAGIGTGLIESLLGHGADEGVRRVWLSVERWNRAAVGLYEKVGFETAGAESFEMEMAARLDPPE, from the coding sequence ATGAGCAGACCCTACCCAGACACGGCCGCCGGGCCGTACGACCCGCCGCCGCGGTCGTTCGCCGACCGCGAGGACCGGACGATCCAGGTCCGGGTGTTCGACGGCTCGCAGGCGGAGCTGGACGCACTCGTCGAGATGTACGACGGGTTCGACGCCGCAGACCGCGCACAGGGGATCCCCCCAGGCGGAGAGCGCCGGATCAGAGACTGGCTGGACGCCGTCACCGGGCCGGGCTGTCACAACGTGATCGCCTGGGACGACGACACGGTCGCTGGCCACGCTACGCTCGTCCCGGACGACGACGCTCACGAGCTGGCGATCTTCGTGGACCAGCCGTACCAGGGCGCCGGAATCGGCACCGGGCTGATCGAGAGCCTCCTCGGGCACGGCGCCGACGAAGGGGTCCGTCGCGTCTGGCTGTCCGTCGAACGGTGGAACCGCGCCGCGGTGGGCCTGTACGAGAAGGTGGGGTTCGAGACCGCCGGCGCCGAGTCGTTCGAGATGGAGATGGCCGCTCGTCTCGACCCGCCGGAGTGA
- a CDS encoding response regulator — MAPTESSPTVLIVDDETDLTTLYAAWLESEYDVVTATSGAEALATLDGGIDVALLDRRMPETSGDEVLAEIRRRDIGAQVAMLTAVEPDANITEMQFDDYVTKPVERQEVHATVEVLLERRTYDRHSRRFFSLASKKAALESANEHDTDEYDEIVDRMGEIRDEMDDTLETLTAKQAFTQLDAGIGVETDR; from the coding sequence ATGGCACCCACGGAGTCGTCGCCGACGGTGCTGATCGTCGACGACGAGACGGATCTGACGACACTCTACGCCGCCTGGCTGGAGTCGGAGTACGACGTGGTGACGGCGACGAGCGGCGCGGAGGCGTTGGCGACGCTGGACGGGGGGATCGACGTGGCGCTGCTCGACCGTCGGATGCCGGAGACGAGCGGCGACGAGGTGTTGGCAGAGATCCGTCGCCGGGACATCGGCGCGCAGGTGGCGATGTTGACCGCAGTCGAGCCGGACGCGAACATCACGGAGATGCAGTTCGACGACTACGTCACGAAGCCGGTCGAGCGCCAGGAGGTCCACGCCACAGTCGAGGTGTTGTTGGAACGCCGGACGTACGACCGCCACAGCCGGAGGTTCTTCTCGCTGGCGTCGAAGAAGGCGGCCTTGGAGTCGGCCAACGAACACGACACCGACGAGTACGACGAGATTGTCGACCGGATGGGGGAGATCCGCGACGAGATGGACGACACCCTAGAGACGCTGACGGCGAAGCAGGCGTTCACCCAACTCGACGCCGGGATCGGCGTCGAGACCGATCGGTAG
- a CDS encoding universal stress protein → MDATLELDRVLVPVDGSEESLEAVEYAVALADRYGATVHAVYVLGEEVVRAIETDAVAREDVAQETEAFTDTVREQCADAGVDVSTAIAYGYSTRRKTTHPGSAILDTAEEVEADFLVVPREPVSGEPGAVLEKAAEYVLLYASQPVLSV, encoded by the coding sequence ATGGACGCCACGCTCGAACTGGATCGCGTGCTGGTCCCGGTCGACGGCAGCGAGGAGTCGCTGGAGGCGGTCGAGTACGCGGTCGCGCTCGCGGACCGGTACGGAGCGACCGTCCACGCCGTCTACGTCCTCGGCGAGGAGGTGGTGCGGGCCATCGAGACGGACGCCGTCGCCCGCGAGGACGTGGCCCAGGAGACGGAGGCGTTCACCGACACCGTCCGCGAGCAGTGTGCGGACGCCGGTGTCGACGTGTCGACGGCCATCGCGTACGGCTACTCCACGCGTCGGAAGACCACTCACCCCGGTAGCGCCATTCTCGACACCGCAGAGGAAGTCGAGGCCGACTTCCTGGTCGTCCCCCGCGAACCCGTCTCCGGCGAGCCGGGCGCGGTGTTGGAGAAAGCCGCGGAGTACGTCCTGTTGTACGCCAGCCAGCCGGTGTTGTCCGTGTAG
- a CDS encoding universal stress protein: MFDTIVVATDGSASVQRAVAVALDLAEAFDAAVHALYVVDSSEVDSSPAGVREQMRNALQERGGAAIVDVQRRGAELGCDVTGVVREGRPADEIAEYAREIDADTVAVGTRGRHGENRFLIGSVAERVVRACPVPVLTVRHLEDSDAEPVAETGASER, translated from the coding sequence GTGTTCGACACCATCGTCGTCGCCACGGACGGCTCCGCCAGCGTCCAACGGGCGGTCGCGGTGGCGCTGGATCTCGCGGAGGCGTTCGACGCCGCGGTCCACGCGCTGTACGTCGTCGACAGCAGCGAGGTGGACTCCTCGCCCGCGGGCGTCCGCGAGCAGATGCGCAACGCGCTCCAGGAGCGCGGCGGCGCCGCCATCGTCGACGTCCAACGGCGCGGGGCGGAGTTGGGGTGTGACGTGACCGGCGTCGTCCGCGAGGGACGCCCGGCCGACGAGATCGCCGAGTACGCCCGCGAGATCGACGCCGACACGGTCGCCGTCGGCACCCGTGGTCGCCACGGGGAGAACCGTTTCCTGATCGGCAGCGTCGCAGAACGCGTCGTCCGGGCGTGTCCCGTTCCGGTCCTCACCGTCCGCCACTTGGAGGACAGCGACGCCGAGCCCGTCGCCGAGACCGGAGCGTCGGAGCGCTGA
- a CDS encoding [NiFe] hydrogenase small subunit HydA: MSVDTHTDGWTEETPQTDFLARCRDAEAGTIVETAADEIRAALSRVPDGDATVAWLQAQSCSGCTVSTLQSEFPRIEGVLGEFREAASFHPTLMAAAGEEAMDALAEPPDVLIVEGSVPVETPLAATLGRDERGNRKPVLDWVVELGEAADIVVAVGTCAAYGGLPAAGRHDSDDGVGTDPTGARGLQFDGREPGGVFGPAFETGRGLPVVNVPGCPAHPEHVLLTLATVLAGHDPELDEYNRPLPIFGPLVHDDCALREEYEAGNFAQYPGDDGCLYDQGCAGVYSYCDDSVRLRNGGTTICRRVGAPCIGCVEPAFWDRFTPFYEPGEDDGCAGADAPSVGEVNADDDPTEMAAVGWLSAGLASVVTLPLAPVAAGVGAVGRFFGDDDGHTVSTEWDESASAAGSPAVTDGGPCGDCAATGATDRRDERGGGE; encoded by the coding sequence ATGAGTGTCGACACACACACTGACGGATGGACCGAGGAGACCCCACAGACGGACTTCCTGGCACGCTGTCGAGACGCCGAGGCGGGGACGATCGTGGAGACGGCCGCAGACGAGATCCGCGCCGCGCTGTCGCGGGTGCCCGACGGCGACGCGACGGTCGCGTGGCTCCAGGCACAGAGCTGTTCGGGCTGCACCGTCTCTACGCTCCAGAGCGAGTTCCCCCGGATCGAGGGGGTGCTCGGTGAGTTCCGCGAGGCGGCGAGCTTCCACCCCACGCTGATGGCAGCGGCGGGCGAGGAGGCGATGGACGCGCTGGCGGAGCCGCCGGACGTGTTGATCGTCGAGGGGTCGGTGCCCGTAGAGACGCCGTTGGCGGCGACGCTCGGCCGCGACGAACGGGGCAACCGCAAGCCAGTCTTGGACTGGGTCGTCGAGCTGGGGGAGGCGGCAGACATCGTCGTCGCCGTCGGCACCTGTGCGGCCTACGGCGGGCTGCCGGCGGCGGGTCGCCACGACAGCGACGACGGCGTCGGCACGGACCCGACCGGCGCGCGCGGGCTCCAGTTCGACGGCCGAGAGCCCGGCGGCGTGTTCGGCCCGGCGTTCGAGACGGGCCGTGGGCTGCCGGTCGTGAACGTCCCCGGCTGTCCCGCCCACCCGGAGCACGTCCTGTTGACGCTGGCGACGGTGCTGGCGGGCCACGATCCCGAACTGGACGAGTACAACCGCCCGTTGCCGATCTTCGGGCCGCTCGTCCACGACGACTGTGCGCTCCGGGAGGAGTACGAGGCCGGCAACTTCGCCCAGTACCCCGGCGACGACGGCTGTCTGTACGACCAGGGGTGTGCCGGCGTGTACAGCTACTGTGACGACTCCGTCCGGCTCCGCAACGGCGGCACGACGATCTGTCGCCGGGTGGGGGCGCCGTGCATCGGCTGTGTGGAGCCGGCGTTCTGGGACCGGTTCACCCCCTTCTACGAGCCTGGCGAGGACGACGGCTGTGCCGGCGCCGACGCCCCCTCCGTCGGCGAGGTGAACGCCGACGACGACCCGACGGAGATGGCCGCCGTCGGGTGGCTGTCGGCTGGGCTGGCGAGCGTCGTCACACTCCCGTTGGCGCCGGTCGCGGCCGGCGTGGGCGCCGTCGGTCGGTTCTTCGGCGACGACGACGGCCACACGGTGTCGACGGAGTGGGACGAGAGCGCCTCCGCCGCCGGGTCTCCGGCCGTCACCGACGGTGGACCGTGTGGCGACTGCGCGGCCACCGGAGCGACGGACCGGAGGGACGAACGAGGAGGGGGTGAGTGA
- a CDS encoding nickel-dependent hydrogenase large subunit, giving the protein MTVPEIEIDPTTRIEGHHSTTLHVEDGEVARAESEMNMFRGIESVTHGRAPSDVPQVTQMVCGVCFTCHRQAATLALEEAAERAGVFDGVPPNGRLLRDVMEATFLLWNHAVHLFVLAGPDYSDAVADTGFDRLDPADGDGYRTALEHQRSLLQAFTEFGGRAPHPLTYVPGGVTADPDPETVGELRETVAGLDEWLGPTDALPATLERARDRDPVGDHPGLYDLCSVLVGASEAGADGFGVGPGRFYANGMFYGTDGGDDHVLPRGVVDGDGRRRPSRAELIEGITEDVSHAWYTAASGGRMDEAPAPTPEPDEDGAYSWGKAPRYHGETMETGPLARLVAADRDPHGLRERLGNDETGSSTFDRLAARVQETLLVRDYLREWLEAVDPDAPVRAAWTDEFSGNGVGLWGASRGALSHWVSVDDGAVDAYQIVTPTTWNLGPRDGDGTPGVFEAAVEGTPVSDVSEPTEVMRTIRSFDPCLGCAVHVESPEERFETQIQPHAPGAGGDRG; this is encoded by the coding sequence GTGACCGTGCCGGAGATCGAGATCGACCCGACGACGCGGATCGAGGGCCACCACTCCACCACGCTGCACGTCGAGGACGGCGAGGTCGCCCGTGCGGAAAGCGAGATGAACATGTTCCGTGGGATCGAGAGCGTCACCCACGGCCGGGCGCCGTCGGACGTGCCGCAGGTGACACAGATGGTGTGTGGCGTCTGTTTCACCTGTCACCGGCAGGCGGCGACACTCGCCTTGGAGGAGGCAGCCGAGCGGGCCGGGGTGTTCGACGGCGTGCCGCCGAACGGCCGGCTCCTGCGCGACGTGATGGAGGCGACGTTCCTGTTGTGGAACCACGCCGTCCACCTGTTCGTGCTCGCGGGGCCGGACTACTCCGACGCGGTCGCAGACACCGGGTTCGACAGACTCGACCCCGCGGACGGCGACGGCTACCGGACGGCGCTGGAACACCAACGGTCGTTGCTCCAGGCGTTCACGGAGTTCGGCGGCCGTGCCCCCCACCCGCTGACGTACGTTCCCGGCGGCGTGACGGCGGACCCGGACCCGGAGACGGTCGGCGAACTCCGGGAGACCGTCGCCGGGTTAGACGAGTGGCTCGGCCCGACGGACGCGCTGCCGGCGACGCTGGAGCGGGCCCGCGACCGCGACCCGGTCGGGGACCACCCCGGACTGTACGACCTCTGTTCCGTGCTCGTGGGCGCGAGCGAGGCGGGTGCAGACGGGTTCGGGGTCGGCCCCGGACGGTTCTACGCCAACGGGATGTTCTACGGCACGGACGGGGGTGACGACCACGTCCTGCCGCGGGGGGTCGTCGACGGGGACGGCCGCCGGCGGCCCTCGCGGGCGGAGCTGATCGAGGGGATCACGGAGGACGTGAGCCACGCGTGGTACACGGCAGCCTCCGGCGGCCGGATGGACGAGGCGCCGGCGCCGACGCCCGAACCGGACGAGGACGGCGCCTACTCCTGGGGGAAGGCGCCCCGCTACCACGGCGAGACGATGGAGACAGGACCGCTCGCACGACTCGTCGCGGCCGACCGAGACCCACACGGCCTGCGCGAGCGGCTCGGCAACGACGAGACGGGGTCGTCCACGTTCGACCGGCTGGCCGCCCGGGTGCAGGAGACACTGCTCGTCCGAGACTACCTCCGCGAGTGGCTGGAGGCGGTGGATCCGGACGCGCCCGTCCGGGCGGCGTGGACCGACGAGTTCAGCGGCAACGGCGTCGGGCTGTGGGGTGCCTCTCGGGGGGCGCTGTCCCACTGGGTCAGTGTCGACGACGGAGCGGTCGACGCCTACCAGATCGTCACGCCGACGACCTGGAACCTCGGCCCGCGGGACGGAGACGGCACTCCAGGGGTGTTCGAGGCGGCCGTCGAGGGGACACCCGTCTCGGACGTGTCGGAGCCGACGGAGGTGATGCGGACGATTCGGTCGTTCGACCCGTGTCTGGGCTGTGCCGTCCACGTCGAGAGCCCCGAAGAACGGTTCGAGACACAGATCCAGCCGCACGCGCCCGGCGCCGGGGGTGACCGCGGGTGA
- a CDS encoding hydrogenase maturation protease has protein sequence MTVVDGDTAATTVDGELAAANGVVVGVGNPTRGDDGVGRAVVRATEGVPATFASTTAFFALEAADGRDHAVVVDAVDGDGLPGTIHRYRLDAGDDAVPRVALHDVTFADALAAGDDVYDLPDRLVLLGVVPESLETRIGLSDPVRRAVPAVATLARAELVETTPHDGGDTTVDTTWYCQDCEERIDAGAVSNHEERGHSVRGRARPDRLLSDDPWALGGGEESEGGDGGDD, from the coding sequence GTGACCGTCGTCGACGGGGACACGGCGGCGACGACTGTAGACGGGGAACTGGCGGCCGCGAACGGCGTCGTCGTCGGTGTCGGCAACCCGACGCGGGGTGACGACGGCGTCGGCCGAGCGGTCGTCCGGGCGACGGAGGGCGTGCCGGCGACGTTCGCGTCCACGACCGCCTTCTTCGCCCTGGAGGCGGCAGACGGGCGCGACCACGCGGTCGTCGTCGACGCCGTCGACGGCGACGGGCTCCCGGGGACGATCCACCGCTACCGGCTGGACGCCGGCGACGACGCCGTCCCGCGGGTGGCGCTCCACGACGTGACGTTCGCGGACGCGCTGGCGGCCGGCGACGACGTGTACGACCTCCCCGATCGGCTCGTGTTGCTGGGGGTGGTCCCGGAGAGTCTGGAGACGCGAATCGGACTGAGCGACCCGGTCCGGCGGGCGGTGCCGGCAGTGGCGACACTCGCCCGCGCGGAGCTGGTCGAGACGACGCCACACGACGGCGGTGACACGACCGTGGACACGACCTGGTACTGTCAGGACTGTGAGGAACGGATCGACGCGGGTGCGGTGTCGAACCACGAGGAACGGGGCCACAGCGTCCGTGGGCGGGCGCGCCCGGACCGTCTCCTCTCGGACGACCCCTGGGCGCTCGGGGGCGGAGAGGAGAGCGAAGGCGGTGACGGAGGTGACGACTGA
- a CDS encoding HypC/HybG/HupF family hydrogenase formation chaperone produces the protein MCLGVPGEVQEVDGQEALLSFDGAEKWVRVDVVGDDVEAGDYVLVHAGFAIRRIPEAQVERTRELYAEAAAAGAGGVS, from the coding sequence ATGTGTCTGGGCGTCCCGGGCGAGGTGCAGGAGGTGGACGGCCAGGAGGCGTTGCTGTCGTTCGACGGCGCCGAGAAGTGGGTTCGCGTGGACGTGGTCGGCGACGACGTAGAGGCGGGCGACTACGTCCTGGTCCACGCGGGATTCGCAATCCGGCGCATCCCGGAGGCACAGGTGGAACGCACCCGCGAGCTGTACGCGGAGGCGGCCGCGGCGGGCGCCGGTGGTGTGTCGTGA